One Staphylococcus simiae genomic region harbors:
- a CDS encoding YdeI/OmpD-associated family protein codes for MSEKIANQQVEAFLQQDSQWQQEYQYLRQLIFEQTELEETYKWMHPCYTINNKNVVLIHGFKNYVALLFHKGAILDDQYQTLIQQTDKVQAARQLRFTSLDEIKERTSEIKYYLEQAIEVEKAGKKVEMKKTEDYIIPKELEETFEAMPQLESSFYKLTPGRQRQYIHHISQAKRSETRKKRVEKYINQILAGKGMHDK; via the coding sequence ATGTCAGAAAAAATAGCTAACCAACAAGTAGAAGCATTTTTACAACAAGACAGTCAATGGCAACAAGAGTATCAATATTTAAGACAACTCATTTTCGAGCAAACAGAACTTGAAGAAACATATAAGTGGATGCATCCTTGTTATACAATAAATAATAAAAATGTTGTTCTTATCCATGGTTTTAAAAATTATGTAGCATTATTATTTCATAAAGGTGCCATTTTAGACGATCAGTATCAGACGTTAATTCAACAGACTGACAAAGTTCAAGCAGCTAGACAATTACGTTTTACAAGTCTAGACGAAATCAAGGAACGTACGTCTGAAATTAAGTATTATTTAGAGCAAGCGATTGAAGTTGAAAAAGCTGGTAAAAAAGTAGAAATGAAAAAAACAGAAGATTACATTATACCTAAAGAATTAGAAGAAACCTTTGAAGCAATGCCACAGCTTGAATCATCATTTTATAAACTGACACCAGGTAGACAACGTCAATATATTCATCACATTTCACAAGCTAAGCGTAGTGAAACAAGAAAAAAACGTGTTGAAAAATATATCAATCAAATTTTAGCAGGTAAAGGTATGCACGATAAATAA
- a CDS encoding MFS transporter has product MDTTKEFKGNNRLLLGIVLGVITFWLFAQSLVNLVVPLQAAYNSDVGTINIAVSLSALFAGLFIVGAGDIADKFGRVKMTYIGLALNIIGSILIIITPLPALLIVGRIVQGFSAAFIMPATLAIINEYYIGTERQRALSFWSIGSWGGSGICTMFGGLMATHLGWRSIFIVSILLTLLAMWLIKGTPETKAQPNDSTKNEAKKFDVIGLILLVIVMLSLNVVITQTSNFGLVSPLILSLIAVFIISIIAFVYYEEKIKHPLVDFSIFKNKGYSGATISNFLLNGVAGGTLIVINTYYQQQLGFNSEQTGYISLTYLIAVLVMIRVGEKILANFGPKRPLLLGSGLAVLGLILLSLTFLPDIWYIISSIVGYLLFGAGLGLYATPSTDTAVASAPDDKAGVASGVYKMASSLGNAFGVAVSGTVYTVLAANLDLHLGGFTGIMFNATLALIGFLVILFLVPKNLRNS; this is encoded by the coding sequence ATGGACACTACAAAAGAATTTAAAGGAAACAATAGATTGTTATTAGGTATCGTACTCGGTGTTATTACCTTTTGGCTTTTTGCGCAATCTCTTGTTAACTTAGTTGTCCCATTGCAAGCAGCATATAACAGTGATGTGGGTACGATTAATATTGCTGTTAGTTTGTCCGCATTATTTGCTGGTTTATTTATCGTTGGTGCTGGTGATATTGCAGATAAATTTGGACGTGTGAAAATGACGTATATTGGTCTTGCATTAAATATAATTGGCTCAATATTAATTATTATTACACCCTTACCAGCATTATTGATTGTTGGACGTATCGTTCAAGGCTTTTCAGCAGCATTTATTATGCCTGCTACCTTAGCTATCATTAATGAATATTATATTGGAACAGAAAGGCAACGTGCGTTAAGTTTCTGGTCTATCGGCTCATGGGGCGGTAGTGGTATTTGTACAATGTTTGGTGGCTTAATGGCAACACATCTTGGTTGGCGTTCAATATTTATTGTTTCTATTTTATTAACGTTACTCGCGATGTGGCTTATCAAAGGTACGCCTGAAACAAAAGCACAACCTAATGATTCTACGAAAAACGAAGCTAAAAAGTTTGATGTTATTGGTTTAATCTTGCTAGTTATTGTGATGTTAAGCTTGAATGTTGTAATTACTCAAACTTCTAATTTTGGTCTAGTATCCCCACTTATACTTAGCTTAATTGCAGTCTTTATCATATCTATTATCGCGTTTGTTTATTACGAAGAAAAAATTAAGCATCCTTTAGTTGATTTTTCTATTTTTAAAAATAAGGGTTATAGTGGTGCAACAATTTCTAATTTTCTATTAAATGGTGTTGCTGGTGGTACATTAATTGTTATCAACACGTATTATCAACAACAATTAGGATTTAATTCAGAGCAAACTGGATATATCTCACTAACATATTTAATAGCTGTATTAGTGATGATTAGAGTTGGAGAAAAAATATTAGCTAACTTTGGTCCGAAAAGACCTTTACTACTAGGAAGTGGCTTAGCTGTACTTGGCTTAATATTATTATCATTAACATTCTTACCTGATATTTGGTATATCATATCTAGTATTGTTGGTTATTTATTATTTGGTGCTGGTTTAGGTCTTTATGCTACACCATCAACAGATACAGCAGTCGCTAGTGCGCCTGATGATAAAGCTGGTGTGGCATCTGGTGTATATAAGATGGCCTCATCACTTGGGAATGCATTTGGTGTAGCAGTGTCAGGTACGGTATATACAGTCTTAGCAGCAAATTTAGATTTGCATTTAGGTGGCTTTACCGGCATTATGTTTAATGCCACACTAGCATTAATTGGCTTTTTAGTCATTTTATTCTTAGTACCAAAAAATTTAAGAAATTCATAA
- a CDS encoding APC family permease: MSKEQQSNNDKINLSQLVLLGLGSLIGSGWLFGAWEASSIAGPAAIISWIIGFLVIGTIAYNYIEIGTMFPQSGGMSNYAQYTHGSLLGFIAAWANWVSLVTIIPIEAVSAVQYMSSWPWSWAKPMAHLMHNGSISTIGLLAVYVIIIIFSLLNYWSVKLLTSFTSLISFFKLGVPTLTIIMLMLSGFDTSNYGHSVSTFMPYGSAPIFAATTASGIIFSFNSFQTIINMGSEIKHPEKNIARGIVISLSLSAILYIILQSTFITSMPASMLHAHGGWSGINFNSPFADMAILLGINWLAILLYIEAVVSPFGTGVSFVAVTGRVLQAMEKNGHIPKFLGNINHKYNIPRVAIIFNAIISMLMVTLFRDWGTLAAVISTATLVAYLTGPTTVIALRKMGPKMTRPFRAKILKFMAPLSFVLASLAIYWAMWPTTAEVILIIILGLPIYFFYEYRMNWRNTKKQIGGSLWIIVYLIVLSFLSFIGSKEFNGLNWIHYPYDFIVIIVMAIIFYLIGTSSSFESIYFRRAKRINTKMTETLNEENNNN, translated from the coding sequence ATGAGCAAAGAACAACAATCAAATAACGACAAAATCAATCTCTCCCAATTAGTATTATTAGGACTAGGATCACTAATTGGTTCTGGTTGGTTATTCGGTGCGTGGGAAGCATCATCTATTGCTGGTCCAGCAGCAATCATATCTTGGATTATAGGATTTCTTGTTATAGGGACTATAGCCTATAACTATATTGAAATCGGTACAATGTTCCCACAATCTGGAGGTATGAGTAACTATGCACAATATACTCACGGCTCTTTATTAGGATTCATTGCAGCATGGGCTAACTGGGTATCATTAGTTACTATTATACCTATAGAAGCTGTTTCGGCAGTGCAATATATGAGTTCATGGCCATGGAGTTGGGCTAAACCAATGGCACATCTCATGCATAACGGCTCAATTAGTACCATTGGTTTATTAGCTGTTTATGTTATTATCATTATTTTTTCATTATTAAATTACTGGTCAGTTAAATTATTAACATCATTCACAAGCTTAATTTCATTCTTTAAACTTGGGGTTCCAACATTAACTATTATTATGTTAATGTTATCTGGTTTCGACACATCGAATTATGGACATTCAGTTAGCACATTTATGCCTTATGGTAGTGCACCAATTTTTGCAGCTACAACTGCTTCAGGAATTATCTTCTCATTTAACTCGTTCCAAACGATTATTAATATGGGTTCTGAGATTAAACATCCTGAAAAGAATATCGCTCGTGGTATTGTGATTTCATTATCATTAAGTGCTATTTTATATATTATTTTGCAAAGTACATTTATTACTTCAATGCCAGCATCTATGTTACATGCCCACGGTGGTTGGAGCGGTATTAATTTCAACTCACCATTTGCAGATATGGCTATTTTATTAGGTATTAATTGGCTTGCAATATTACTTTATATCGAAGCTGTCGTATCTCCATTTGGTACTGGCGTCTCATTCGTAGCTGTAACTGGTCGTGTGTTACAAGCAATGGAAAAAAATGGTCATATTCCTAAGTTTTTAGGAAACATTAATCATAAATATAATATTCCACGTGTTGCCATTATCTTTAATGCCATTATCAGTATGTTAATGGTGACATTATTTAGAGATTGGGGTACGTTAGCAGCAGTAATTTCTACTGCGACATTAGTGGCTTATTTAACAGGACCAACAACGGTTATTGCTTTACGTAAAATGGGGCCTAAAATGACTCGTCCATTCCGAGCGAAAATTTTAAAATTTATGGCACCATTATCATTTGTCTTGGCTTCATTAGCCATTTATTGGGCTATGTGGCCGACAACTGCTGAAGTCATTTTAATTATCATTCTTGGTTTGCCAATTTATTTCTTCTACGAATATCGTATGAATTGGCGTAATACAAAGAAACAAATTGGTGGTAGCTTATGGATTATTGTCTACTTAATCGTCCTATCCTTCTTATCATTCATAGGTAGTAAAGAATTTAATGGCTTAAACTGGATTCATTATCCATACGACTTTATCGTTATTATTGTCATGGCAATTATTTTCTATTTAATTGGTACATCAAGTTCATTTGAAAGTATTTATTTCAGAAGAGCCAAACGTATTAATACTAAAATGACTGAAACATTGAATGAAGAAAATAATAATAACTAA
- a CDS encoding osmoprotectant ABC transporter substrate-binding protein: MKKFKTMIVMLILSLTALSGCNLPGLSGKTTEDDVKITAVATSESQIISHMVRLLIEHDTKGKIKPTLVNNLGSSTIQHNALMNGDANISGARYNGTDLTGALKEDPIKDPKKAMEVTQQGFQKKFDQTFFNSYGFANTYAFMVTKETAKKYHLETVSDLEKYSKDLRLGMDSSWMNRQGDGYQGFKKEYGFDFGTIRPMQIGLVYDALNSGNLDVALGYSTDGRIAAYDLKVLKDDEHFFPPYDASAVATNELLRKHPEVKQSIDKLAGKISTKEMQRLNYEADGQGKEPAVVAEEFLKKHHYFDDKKGGQ, encoded by the coding sequence ATGAAGAAGTTTAAAACGATGATTGTCATGCTCATTTTGTCTCTTACTGCATTATCTGGATGTAATTTGCCAGGATTAAGCGGTAAGACAACTGAAGATGACGTTAAAATTACTGCAGTAGCCACTAGTGAGTCACAAATTATTTCGCATATGGTTAGATTATTAATTGAACATGACACTAAAGGCAAAATTAAACCTACATTAGTTAACAATTTAGGATCTAGTACGATTCAACATAATGCATTAATGAATGGAGATGCCAATATTTCTGGTGCACGTTATAACGGTACTGACTTAACAGGCGCGTTAAAAGAAGACCCAATTAAAGATCCAAAAAAGGCTATGGAAGTTACACAGCAAGGTTTCCAAAAGAAATTTGATCAAACATTTTTTAATTCGTATGGTTTTGCTAACACCTATGCATTTATGGTAACGAAAGAAACAGCGAAAAAATATCATTTAGAAACAGTATCTGATCTAGAAAAATATAGTAAAGATTTACGTTTAGGAATGGATAGTTCTTGGATGAACCGTCAAGGCGATGGTTATCAAGGCTTTAAGAAAGAATATGGCTTTGATTTCGGTACGATTCGTCCAATGCAAATTGGTTTAGTCTATGATGCCTTAAATTCCGGGAATTTAGATGTGGCATTAGGATATTCTACAGATGGACGTATAGCAGCATATGATTTAAAAGTCTTAAAAGACGATGAACATTTCTTTCCTCCATATGATGCTAGTGCAGTAGCAACCAATGAATTGTTGCGTAAGCATCCAGAAGTGAAGCAATCTATAGATAAACTAGCTGGTAAAATTTCAACTAAAGAAATGCAGAGACTTAATTATGAAGCGGATGGTCAAGGTAAAGAACCGGCTGTTGTGGCAGAAGAGTTCTTGAAAAAACACCATTACTTTGATGATAAGAAAGGTGGTCAATAA
- a CDS encoding ABC transporter permease, whose amino-acid sequence MEGNLLQQLFDYYVMNFGYLWELFFKHLLMSVYGVLFASIIGIPIGILLARYTKLSGFVITIANIIQTVPVIAMLAILMLVMGLGSETVVVTVFLYALLPIIKNTYTGIAGVDDNIKDAGKGMGMTRNQVLRMIELPLSVSVIIGGLRIALVVAIGVVAVGSFIGAPTLGDIVIRGTNATDGTTFILAGAIPIALIAIIIDVVLRLLEKRLDPAIRNAKRRAKHQPQRVS is encoded by the coding sequence ATGGAAGGTAATTTATTACAACAATTATTTGATTATTACGTTATGAATTTCGGCTACCTCTGGGAACTATTCTTCAAACATTTGTTGATGTCAGTGTATGGTGTACTATTTGCGTCAATTATCGGTATTCCAATAGGTATTTTATTAGCAAGATATACTAAATTGTCAGGTTTCGTTATTACGATTGCTAATATTATTCAGACGGTTCCTGTGATTGCGATGTTAGCTATTTTAATGTTGGTCATGGGATTGGGATCAGAAACTGTAGTCGTAACAGTGTTCTTATATGCTTTGCTGCCAATTATTAAAAATACGTATACAGGTATAGCAGGCGTAGATGACAATATTAAAGATGCAGGTAAAGGTATGGGTATGACGCGTAATCAAGTATTGCGTATGATTGAACTACCACTATCAGTATCAGTTATTATTGGAGGTTTACGCATTGCGCTAGTTGTAGCCATTGGAGTTGTAGCAGTTGGTTCATTTATCGGTGCGCCAACATTAGGTGATATCGTTATTCGAGGTACAAATGCCACGGATGGTACAACATTTATATTAGCAGGCGCTATTCCAATTGCCTTAATTGCTATTATTATTGACGTTGTACTGCGTTTATTAGAAAAAAGACTAGACCCAGCTATTCGTAATGCTAAACGCCGTGCCAAACATCAACCACAACGTGTAAGTTAG
- a CDS encoding 2-dehydropantoate 2-reductase: protein MRIAVAGSGALGSGFGARLYQAEYDVTLIDSWEPQVHAVKKQGLNIVINGDNFNLDIPIYQSTEIPENAIYDMVFLFPKSMQLSSVMDYMAPHIDDNTIIVCTMNGLKHERVLNKYVNESQIVRGVTTWTAGIESPGHTHLLGSGPVEVGALVDEAKPQVEKVVTVLNDARLNGVVSQDLHQSIWKKICVNGTANALTAVLECNLAALNESDYAQTLIYKLTQEIVHVATVDDVHLNVDEVFEYLIDLNDKVGPHYPSMYQDLIVNNRKTEIDYINGAVAKLGKEHQIAAPINQFITDLVHAKESQRGAQ, encoded by the coding sequence ATGAGAATAGCAGTAGCTGGTTCAGGCGCATTGGGAAGTGGATTTGGAGCAAGATTATATCAAGCTGAGTATGATGTAACGTTAATTGATAGTTGGGAGCCTCAAGTACATGCTGTAAAGAAACAAGGGCTTAATATTGTAATCAATGGAGATAATTTTAATTTAGATATTCCAATTTATCAGTCAACTGAGATCCCTGAAAACGCAATCTATGATATGGTATTTTTATTTCCTAAGTCAATGCAACTTAGTAGTGTCATGGATTATATGGCGCCTCACATAGATGACAATACAATTATAGTTTGTACAATGAATGGATTAAAACATGAACGGGTATTAAATAAATATGTTAATGAATCACAAATTGTTAGAGGTGTCACAACATGGACTGCTGGCATTGAAAGTCCAGGACATACACATTTATTAGGTAGTGGACCTGTTGAAGTTGGTGCATTAGTTGATGAGGCTAAGCCACAAGTAGAGAAAGTTGTAACAGTCTTAAATGACGCACGTTTGAATGGTGTCGTTAGCCAAGATTTACATCAATCAATATGGAAGAAAATCTGTGTTAATGGTACAGCTAATGCTTTAACGGCTGTATTGGAGTGTAATTTAGCTGCACTTAATGAAAGTGATTATGCACAAACATTAATTTATAAATTAACACAAGAAATCGTCCATGTAGCGACAGTGGATGATGTACATTTAAATGTGGATGAAGTATTTGAATATTTAATAGATTTAAATGACAAAGTAGGACCTCATTATCCATCTATGTACCAAGATTTAATTGTTAATAATCGAAAAACTGAGATTGATTATATTAATGGTGCAGTAGCTAAATTAGGAAAAGAACATCAAATTGCAGCACCGATTAATCAATTTATTACAGACTTAGTCCATGCTAAAGAAAGTCAACGTGGCGCACAATAA
- a CDS encoding ABC transporter permease translates to MRAFLHEYGGQLVSKTIEHFYISIMALIIAIIVAVPLGILLSKTKRTANIILTVAGVLQTIPTLAVLAIMIPIFGVGKTPAIVALFIYVLLPILNNTVLGVQNIDSNIKEAGKSMGMTQYQLMKDVELPLALPLILGGIRLSAVYVISWATLASYVGAGGLGDFIFNGLNLYDPVMIVSAAILVTLLALIVDFALSLIEKWAVPKGLKISR, encoded by the coding sequence ATGAGAGCATTTCTTCATGAATATGGAGGGCAGCTTGTATCAAAAACAATCGAACACTTTTATATTTCTATAATGGCGTTAATCATTGCCATTATTGTTGCTGTCCCACTAGGTATTTTATTATCCAAAACAAAACGTACAGCTAATATTATTTTAACTGTGGCAGGTGTCTTACAAACGATTCCAACGCTAGCTGTGTTAGCAATCATGATTCCGATATTTGGAGTAGGAAAAACACCTGCGATTGTCGCTTTGTTTATTTACGTGTTACTACCAATTTTAAATAACACTGTGTTAGGTGTTCAAAACATAGATAGTAATATTAAAGAAGCAGGCAAAAGTATGGGGATGACACAATATCAATTAATGAAAGATGTCGAATTACCATTAGCCTTACCACTCATTTTAGGTGGTATTCGTTTGTCAGCAGTTTATGTGATTAGTTGGGCAACTTTAGCAAGTTATGTTGGCGCAGGTGGTTTAGGAGACTTCATATTTAACGGACTAAATTTATATGATCCAGTGATGATCGTTAGCGCAGCTATCTTAGTTACTTTACTCGCATTAATTGTGGATTTCGCGCTGTCACTTATTGAAAAATGGGCAGTACCCAAAGGGTTAAAAATATCTAGATAG
- a CDS encoding betaine/proline/choline family ABC transporter ATP-binding protein (Members of the family are the ATP-binding subunit of ABC transporters for substrates such as betaine, L-proline or other amino acids, choline, carnitine, etc. The substrate specificity is best determined from the substrate-binding subunit, rather than this subunit, as it interacts with the permease subunit and not with substrate directly.) — protein MLTIKNLTKIYAGNKKAVDNISLDIKSGEFVAFIGTSGSGKTTALRMINRMIEATEGQIEIDGKDVRSMNPVELRRSIGYVIQQIGLMPHMTIKENIVLVPKLLKWSKEKKDAKAKELIKLVDLPEEYLDRYPAELSGGQQQRIGVVRALAAEQDIILMDEPFGALDPITRDTLQDLVKQLQQQLGKTFIFVTHDMDEAIKLADKICIMSQGKVVQFDTPDNILRYPANDFVRDFIGQNRLIQDRPNKKTVADAMIKPITISADDSLNDAVNIMRQKRIDTIFVVSNDQRLLGFLDIEDINQGIRGHKELIDTMQRDVYKVNIHSKLQDSVRTILKRNVRNVPVVDSDNHLIGLITRANVVDIVYDSIWGDNEDDDTTIGESLGYTTNEQQEKETQENNNIGVD, from the coding sequence ATGTTAACGATTAAGAACTTAACTAAAATTTATGCAGGTAATAAAAAAGCTGTAGATAATATTTCACTAGATATTAAATCTGGAGAGTTTGTCGCATTTATTGGTACGAGTGGTAGTGGTAAGACCACAGCTTTACGGATGATTAATCGCATGATTGAAGCGACTGAAGGTCAAATTGAAATAGATGGTAAAGATGTTCGTAGTATGAATCCTGTAGAATTACGACGAAGTATTGGCTATGTCATACAGCAAATTGGTTTAATGCCTCATATGACAATTAAAGAAAATATAGTCTTAGTGCCTAAATTATTAAAATGGTCAAAAGAGAAAAAAGACGCTAAGGCTAAAGAATTAATTAAATTAGTCGATTTACCTGAAGAATATTTAGATAGATATCCAGCTGAATTATCAGGTGGACAACAACAACGTATAGGTGTAGTTAGAGCATTGGCTGCTGAACAAGACATTATTTTAATGGACGAACCATTTGGCGCACTTGATCCTATTACCCGAGACACATTGCAAGATTTAGTTAAACAATTACAACAGCAACTAGGAAAAACCTTTATCTTTGTTACACATGATATGGATGAGGCCATTAAATTAGCAGATAAAATATGTATTATGTCACAAGGTAAAGTAGTTCAATTTGATACACCAGACAATATTTTAAGATATCCTGCAAATGATTTTGTGCGTGATTTTATAGGTCAAAATAGATTGATTCAAGATCGACCAAATAAAAAGACTGTTGCAGATGCGATGATTAAGCCTATTACAATTAGTGCAGATGATTCATTGAATGATGCAGTTAATATTATGCGACAAAAACGAATTGATACTATCTTTGTTGTTAGTAATGACCAGCGTTTATTGGGCTTCCTAGATATTGAAGATATCAATCAAGGTATTAGGGGACATAAAGAATTAATTGATACGATGCAACGAGATGTCTATAAAGTGAATATTCATTCAAAGTTACAAGATTCAGTACGCACAATTTTAAAAAGAAATGTTAGAAATGTTCCAGTCGTTGATAGCGACAATCATTTAATTGGACTTATTACACGTGCCAATGTCGTAGATATCGTTTATGACTCCATTTGGGGAGATAATGAAGATGATGACACAACAATAGGTGAATCACTTGGATATACAACTAACGAGCAACAAGAGAAAGAAACTCAAGAGAATAACAATATAGGGGTGGATTAA
- a CDS encoding type II toxin-antitoxin system Phd/YefM family antitoxin, producing the protein MNITTSADARKGFYQLLKDVNNNHEPVFINGENKENNAVIISQEVWNSIQETVYLEVTGTMNKVREREKDNSGTSNIDDIDWHQL; encoded by the coding sequence ATGAACATTACTACATCCGCAGATGCGAGGAAAGGCTTTTATCAATTATTAAAAGATGTTAATAACAACCATGAACCGGTTTTTATAAATGGGGAAAATAAAGAGAATAATGCAGTAATCATTAGCCAAGAAGTTTGGAATAGTATTCAAGAAACGGTGTATCTTGAAGTGACAGGAACAATGAATAAAGTCAGAGAAAGAGAAAAAGACAATTCTGGTACAAGTAATATAGATGATATAGACTGGCATCAATTGTAA
- a CDS encoding DUF1440 domain-containing protein, translating into MANAYKKVIVTGIVGGFLGGAVKIGWEALFPPRTPKREEEPPPMTMLNQLHLPDSIKNATYHYNGNDIPLTVMGVHFGFSIANALFYAVLAEKYPKVTCLRGSIFGIVVNVAFHEYLLPMLKLTPKVKDLPKEERLSELFGHIVWMNTIDYVHDATK; encoded by the coding sequence ATGGCGAATGCGTATAAGAAAGTTATAGTAACAGGTATTGTTGGAGGCTTTTTAGGTGGTGCAGTAAAAATAGGATGGGAAGCATTATTTCCACCGCGTACACCGAAACGTGAAGAAGAGCCACCACCAATGACGATGTTAAACCAATTACATCTTCCTGATAGTATTAAAAATGCGACTTATCATTATAATGGTAATGATATTCCGTTAACAGTTATGGGTGTGCATTTTGGTTTTTCAATTGCCAATGCGTTGTTCTATGCTGTACTAGCTGAAAAATATCCAAAAGTGACATGTTTAAGGGGATCTATCTTTGGTATTGTTGTTAACGTTGCTTTTCATGAATATTTACTACCGATGTTGAAGTTAACACCGAAAGTGAAGGATTTACCAAAAGAAGAACGACTTTCTGAGCTTTTTGGTCACATTGTGTGGATGAATACGATAGACTATGTTCATGATGCAACAAAGTAA
- a CDS encoding carboxylesterase family protein has product MVQVSSRSGLINGFTKDNLDIFLGIPYAHPPINEQRFKHSILLDHWNDPIDATNFKAIPPQPYNKLETFFSSQSQTTIAQNEDCLYLNIWKQHNHRTNKPVIIYFYGGSFVNGHGSAELYNPEHVVDNHDIIIITFNYRLGALGFLDWSHFDSAYHSNNGLSDQINVLKWVKRNIASFGGDPNNVTLMGQSAGSMSIMALMRMPQVNNLYHKAILLSGTLRLDTIEQAQIKAQQFRQLMIQQLNLTDVQQLTTANILMLMDKMDEVHGKSKGLELIYAPIQTIDISEQTTSNHPIVVCYTTDEGYIYIKNEHKKLSPQRFVEVMALNDITVEANYVTSAKQQSQAITNWYFKYPAQQFLSQLSVKQSELWLAEFAWYDQCDSLFSSAYHILDMIFWFGNLQILTAHHITVTKPVRQLSLRMQHDLVHFARTGTMPWPRYTNNNRHVYI; this is encoded by the coding sequence ATGGTTCAAGTAAGTAGTCGAAGTGGTCTTATCAATGGTTTTACTAAAGATAATTTAGACATCTTTTTGGGCATCCCTTATGCCCATCCCCCTATTAACGAACAGCGTTTTAAACATTCAATCTTACTTGACCATTGGAACGACCCTATTGATGCGACAAATTTTAAAGCTATCCCACCACAACCTTATAATAAATTGGAAACATTTTTCTCATCACAATCACAAACGACCATCGCACAAAATGAAGATTGTTTATATTTAAACATATGGAAACAGCACAATCACAGGACGAATAAGCCTGTTATCATATATTTTTATGGCGGTAGCTTTGTTAACGGTCATGGTAGTGCAGAACTATATAATCCTGAACATGTCGTTGACAATCACGATATCATTATCATAACTTTTAATTATCGCTTAGGCGCATTAGGATTTCTTGATTGGTCCCACTTTGATAGTGCTTACCATAGTAATAATGGCTTGTCTGATCAAATCAATGTTTTAAAATGGGTCAAGCGTAACATTGCATCTTTTGGCGGAGACCCTAACAATGTGACATTGATGGGGCAGTCTGCTGGGAGTATGAGTATCATGGCATTGATGCGAATGCCTCAAGTCAACAACTTGTATCATAAAGCTATATTATTAAGTGGTACTTTGAGGCTAGATACGATTGAACAAGCCCAAATTAAAGCTCAGCAATTTAGACAGCTCATGATACAGCAGTTAAATTTAACAGATGTCCAACAATTAACAACTGCTAATATATTAATGTTAATGGACAAGATGGATGAAGTTCATGGCAAATCCAAAGGCTTGGAGTTGATATATGCACCTATTCAAACTATAGACATCTCAGAACAAACGACTTCTAATCATCCTATTGTTGTATGTTATACGACTGATGAAGGTTATATTTATATTAAAAATGAACATAAAAAATTATCACCTCAACGCTTTGTAGAAGTCATGGCATTAAATGATATTACCGTAGAAGCAAACTATGTTACATCTGCTAAACAGCAGTCACAAGCTATCACTAACTGGTATTTTAAATATCCTGCACAACAGTTTTTATCACAGCTATCAGTAAAACAATCAGAATTATGGTTGGCTGAATTTGCTTGGTATGATCAATGCGATTCGTTATTCTCTAGTGCTTACCATATATTAGATATGATTTTTTGGTTTGGAAATCTTCAAATTTTAACAGCACATCATATTACTGTCACTAAACCTGTTCGTCAATTGAGTCTGCGCATGCAACATGATTTAGTTCACTTTGCGCGTACGGGTACCATGCCTTGGCCTCGCTACACTAACAACAATCGTCATGTTTATATATAA